One window from the genome of Methanoculleus sp. 7T encodes:
- a CDS encoding winged helix-turn-helix domain-containing protein produces the protein MDDELIRALSFTKASRYRRKVLESLDSAILTPSEIAKNIDTRLNHVSMYLKELKDEGLVVCLNEEAKKGRLYRLTALGEQVYGIVKRDI, from the coding sequence ATGGACGATGAACTCATCCGCGCGCTCTCTTTCACAAAAGCATCGCGGTATCGCCGAAAAGTGTTGGAGTCCTTGGACTCCGCGATACTTACGCCGTCGGAGATCGCAAAAAACATAGATACCCGGCTAAACCACGTATCTATGTACCTAAAAGAACTCAAAGATGAGGGATTGGTCGTCTGCTTGAATGAAGAAGCGAAGAAAGGAAGGCTTTACCGGCTCACGGCATTGGGCGAACAAGTCTACGGAATCGTGAAGAGGGACATATAA